AATCCCCAGTGGGTGAATCCAGATGACTGTCTGTAAACTTGTTTCTCCTTTTGAACATCATCATGGCAAAGTTTTCACTTGTAGTGTAATATCTCAACATCTGCTAACAGGACTGACACAGATTTATTGCATTTTTGACATCCCTCCACTTTCTTACATTGTCCGGTCAGATTTTCCTCTGTACAAAACTAATGACAAACCTGCATAAGTAATGGAAACCTTGGTGTTTGGTACATCAGCTCATCTCTACTCTTTTAGTCTTGTTGCTTGATGACTGACTTGTGCCTTTTTCATTCTCTGATGACCGACTGATGAGTTAATTCAATGTTTCAGCTCTTGAGATCTATGCAGATGTGTTGATGTCTCATACTGGGAAGTGGTCTTTGCATTGAGGGTGATACTTGACTAAAGGACAGTCTGACAATCTCTGTAACCTCTGAGGAGGTCATAAAGGTCATGGAGCTGCTCCACCTAGCTGCTGCCAAATCGGAGGTCACAGACAGTGAAGTTTTTATTCATTAGTCAAGTGTTACTGGGACAGAACCAGGAGTGTTATCACCGACATTCCTCAGCCCCACTGACTCCTTGCTGTCCTTCCATTTTCTGACGTGATGCCAGCATTTGGTTAACAAGTGTGATGGACAACTGACAGGATGATAAGCTAACTATAAAtactgtttgtgtgcgtgtgcatccGAGCACAAACGCAGACGTGACACCAGGCACAGAACCTCTGGTCCAActccgctgccccccccccacctccctgaCCAGGTGCCCACTGAACCAGGGCCAAACTCACTGGTGCTCGACTGCAGACTCCGGCTATATGTCCAGTGTGACGAGAAAACCTTATTCTGCTTTAGGTAATTAATAATTAagagaacaaaacatttgaatgtCCCTATAAATTGATTTGTATAAATATCTCGATATTAAGAAATTCAGTGCAGAttcaattcattatttaaatgttttgtgacatttatcTCAGTCGTCCAAAgtgaaaatgatttgaaaataaagtttcaAAAAACGTTTTTATGGACcagatttattttcatgtattaACATGTCCAATAATTGTATCATGTATGAACCATGAAACATTCCCATATAAAGAACACAGACAACTATGTTGTAATTATTTACAATattcaaaacataaatattcTGTGGCAGCATCATGTTGATATTTGATATCAATTCACGGTTAAATTTAGAGACCCTGCACATCAACACGGATGTTTCCATTTGAGTGTTCGGACCCCTGCTCAGGTTGAAGGTGGGAACAGTCATGTGACCAGACTCACCCCGTTAATACAAATGATGAAGTTGTAACTTGTCccgcacacacagaggaaacaatgCTAACAGTGAAGGAGACGTCGCTCACGCTCAGACTCTACACGTCTTTACAGTCCGGAGACCAGGTCTGACCGGACAGAGTGGTTaatatcatgtgtgtgttaactgaAAGTCTTTCACTAAtgaattaaacacaaacaattgttCAATTCAATAATACATTATCCCAGGgaatcattcatggatcttgatgagaaaaaacCACACATTTAaagaactgatatctatgggTGTTTTGAATTTTGGtccagcttgattgaatttaagggaactgttggggcTTGGCAGAGATACACAGTCTCCTGAGGGATAATCAActtatttacatgttttcctGAAGTGGCGTTTCCAAATATCTTGTGGTATGAAAGAGCAACAATATGTATGTAGGCTGCAGCAGTTATGAACCAAAGCATAAACATGTTgtgtaaaatgaataaaaacagacacCATGCTGAGGTGTTAGCTACAGCTGCATGCCACCACTACAAATAAATAGACTGTACACATGATAAAGTCACGGTCGATCAGCCACTGGGACTAATCAAAGCTGGGCTGGTCGATGTCCAGGGGCACTGTGCACTGAGTCAGGTTGGACAGGTAGAGCGCTGTAGCCAGGGGAACAAGGCCGGCCGCCACCTTCAAGATGGTCAGCAGCCTCTCTGTAGCGTTGGTCACATCATCTGGTGTCTGGAGGGGAGGAACATTACACACGGCTGCTTTTAAAGATACTGAAAACAAGGCACTGCAGAAACATTTAGAGTCCTTGACCTTCACCAACGCTGAGCTTCATGAGCCAGACACACAAGTGGCTAAACTGTAAAGTAAATACCACAGAGAATGCACTTCTCTGACGTCTTAAATTTAATATCATCCTTAATGTTTGTGAGAGACAAACCTGATCCTCTGCAAACAACAGGGGGCAGTGGAGCGCCGCAGCCAGCTTTCTGACAGTGTCCAGCCGCTCAGTGGGGACTGAAGCATTACGAGCTGCAAAAGACAGAAGCAATAGaggacagacagtcagagagaaaatcacacagaaaagaCTGTACTAAGACTCGGCCATTTAAAGAAGGATAGAGTATATGAATTACAAAAAATGACAAAGCACAGCGTTTGATTCATTTCATTGTTTCTTACTTCTCCAGTTTTATCTTCATTTGACAATACTTAAAAGATTCCACTCATCATCATACCATTAGTGACCAGGAAGCAGACTTTGCCAAGGAAATATCCAGGGTCCAAATATTTCAGGGAAGCATCTGCTGATTGGaaactatgacaaaacaaaataatacatgTCACAGTATCAACTGTTAATATGCTTTAACAATTCATTCATACATGAGTTATCATAAAAACCATGTAAACAACACAATGCTGCAGAATTCAGTAACTTTTTTACATAATAATGGATTCCGTCTTCCAGTTAATATCAGtctgtaaatgtttaaaatctgtgttggcaacaaaataaaaagtgaggGCAAAACATTGTTAAATGAAGagttgaaagaaaaaagaagaaatcgaTAAAAGGCAGTGGATGTCCTGCAGTTGAGTTTCTCTCACGATTAAAAGGACAGATAGCCTGAAGTTTGTTAATATGTAGCGATATGTGTGCTTTAATAGAAAGAGAAATTAATTCACAGCTGCAAGCGGCTCGTTGAAGCACGATGTACACGTTTCATTCAGGAAAACTGACACTGCAATATGAAGTATTGTATTTTACCTGTTTGCTTAGTTAGTAAAAGCACACAAGTATGTTCCTGGAAGGGTTTGAGAGTTACCTGAGCTCTGAGGTCAGGTTGATGATGAACACCACCAGATCTATTCTGGGACGACTCTCCTCGTTCTCCAGGGGCAGAGGGAGACTCTTGGCCAGTCTCCTGATTGGTACAAGAAATGAGCTCAGGTCAGGATGAACACTGATAAGCAGCAAACAGTCAATAAAGCTACGTTCACATAAatactcacacattcacagtgacAGAGGTCTCCTCCACCAGAGCGTCTGCTAAGCTCTGCTGAAACTGCTCCTCACTCTCCACcagctggaggaaaaacaacaaaacaactctCATAGTCAGCAGAAAACCTGAGGAGAACACTTCAAAACCCACTTTTCAATCCTTTTATTTGATCCATTACCATTTTACATATAGAGGCCTGGGTGTCATATCATTTTCTACAACTTGAGAGAGAAGTGACCTCACATCTAAAtactttaaagcactttgaagtCATTTGAATTTTTTGAAAGATGCTACATGAATAAAGCTTGATTGGTGAAATATCTATGAATAGATTAAGTACAAAAGTAAACTTAAAGTCTGTTGGAGCCAAGTTTAAAAACGACCCAGCTACATTAACTCACAGGACACATGGTTTGTTTACATCTCAGGGGGCTGAGCCTTTATCTGACAGCAGGAGCTTGAATCAGATGGTAGATTTCATTTCaattatctgtttgtttatttgacagagACACTGCTCATTAATCAACATCAAAATGAGTGTAAATCAGCCAGAGTTAGTTCATCAGGCTAATTTCCATGTGTTGTTTCTGGCAAGCTTTTAAAATGGCAACCTAAAATTTAATTAAACGATATATTCAGACTAGTTTTCAGGCAGGAAGCACGCACAGCAATaaggaacaacacaacatgtgagACAAAGCACAGCATGTGGCCGGTCgattggtttgtgtttgtgtagatctGCTCCATCAGTGTGTTGTGATAGAGGAAGAGGCAGGAGTCACACAGTCAACAGCACCAGCAGCCATGTTGTCCCTGTTGTTGTGTCATGGCGTCGGTGTGAACTccctaacacacactcaccaggaTGTTCGCTGTGTTCAGACCGGGCAGTTTGCTGAAGGGCTTCAGAGACGACATGCTGAGCTCAACACACGACGACAGACGAGGACAACTTCAGTGAATGTGGGAAAGACAAAAGTCTGAAGCGTCCATCTTCCCTGGCGCCCTTTTTTACGAACCTGCGTATGACGTCATCGCGCCAGGAAGTTTTCTCCGTCATGTCCAGTTGGCTTCTGCCACCTAGAGGCTGCTGGGTCTACTGCACCCGGGTACTCATGATCACTTGTCTCGGttttcatgcaatttttttctGCTTATTCTTCAATTTTCTGAGATATTCACCTTTATAAATATGGTTTGTTATAAATCTAAATGAATTACCTCACATACGACACAACCAGTCAATTGATTAGCATCTATTTTGGTCGTTTTGGTTTTCATGCAGAGATGCCTGAAATTCATGGTTCTTTCTTCTCAATTTAATGTGATGAATTTCTGCAGTTCTTATTAGTAATTTTAGAAATGTATTATAAGTGTATATGAAGTGTAACGGAGCACTCTCCTCAGTGCCATCAATACAACAGGGGTGTTAGTACCTCTTAATATAATTAAGTCCAGTACTCATTACTAAAACATACTTTAATTATCCTCTGACAGTTTCAAAATAATTAGAAAATCATTGGCAGCAGACAGATGAATGgcaatagaatataaaaaagtaCAGAATAAAGTGGCAGCTGGGTGGATATTTATGTACTATTGTGTTGTTGTATAGCTCGAAAACACtggtcctctgctgcagtgtcaCAAATAAAAGGATGCGTACCTTTaccaaacaatcacaaagtgaAGTTGCAGAGAAAACTCGTCAAACACTGTTTTTGAATGGAAGCAGAGCATTTTATTCACTACGGTGGCACAGCAAAATAAATCCCTCCTGTGGATCCAGATTTTATAACAAGCAGGCCATGAGCTGTCAGTTTGTAAATATGCACATCGTCGAAAGGAAATATTTCTTTCATTgagaaacatgtttgtttggacAGAATTACCTCATCTCTCAAGTGAGACTCTAGAATGTCGATCAAATTTATCCCAAATGAGAATGTTATGGCTTGAAGACAGCAAAAAACAACGCAGGTGTCAGAGGTGCCTCCAGTCATTCACAGCTCATTTGTCTAAAATCACAGTGAGGGTTATGCACATTAATGAGTCCAACCCATGTAAATAAATCCAGAAACAGTAATAACATGACTTaactaatgataaaaaaaaaaaacacaacagtacTTCAtgtgagtaaaataaaaacagatttaaagaaGGGCCTCTGCTGACTCTTCACTCAGTCACGTCTCATCACTGTCGTCATGGACAGGTTGGCGTAGGGGTACGACTGTGCTGCTTCCAGGACAATAGACCTCACAATTCAGAGGTTTATAAAAGTTGATTTGTATGATTTCATGACCGCCACCACTGAAGCTGTTCCCTCATCCCCTGGTTAAGTTCCCACTGGTCAATGCTGCTCTACTGTACATGTTTCATCATGACCACATATACAAAGCTGACCATCCCCCCTCCCCCGCCcacccacctacacacacactcactcacaccaaCTCGCTCCCATGCTCTTTTTGTTAGACAATATATCCTAATCAAAGACTGGGGAGGCCTCCCCTCCTGTTCATATCTCCCCGGACTCTCGCTCTCCGGAGCTGGAACGCCGGTCTCGCTCCAACGACAGGGATCTTTCTCGTTCCTTGGCCTTGGTTGTGTCCGGTGAGATGGACCTCCCCCTGTCTTCCCAGTCCCCTTGCTCTGGCTTGTCCTGACGCCAGCCCTCTCCTGGGCCCTCTCTCAACCTCTCCTGGGACACCGAGCGCTCTCTGTCCTGGGTGTTAGATGATCCATCTGCGGAGGATCTGTAAGGAAAAGAATGTAAGTACAAAGGGCAGAAAAATAAGGACTTGAGGTACTTTACTTCAATTTGAGATTTGTCTTATAGCTTTGTTTAATTTGGAACTCATTTCAGAGTAAAATGATcacaattttatatatatttagacgatgataatatttttaataaggaAATGATGTGCTATGGTAGAAGTATCTCATTATTACAAGCATTCTTAGGGTGCCTGTCATTCAGGATGCACGTGAGAACATATTGTGTGCGAGGCACTAAAATTCATCAATCAATTTCCTCTGTGGAAGCAGAACATGTTTTTCCAGCCTTCAGACAAACCCACAGCTCTGGaccaacaaaacacttttggcgCCAAAGTAAAGGAGGTTTACTTTATGCAGGTTTCAGTGATTGACAAAAGCCTCACCTCTTCCTTTTTTGTCTGTGAGAGTGGGAACGTGAGCGATGCCTTTCTTTGTGTCGATGtttccgctctctctctcgctccctctccctctctcgatCCCTATCCCTATCACCACCACCTTCTTCTCTGGAATGAGAGGAGCGGTGGCGTCTTGAGCGATGGGAAGATGAGCTGCCACCATCCCTAGATAAATGATTACAAAGAGTTTTTCAGATTttagtgaaaaaacaaaaacatttatgttTCACGGCTATAAACAACAGATTATCAGATAAAGCCTTCATGCTGGAAAAGACAGTAGCTACAGCGATTTAATACTTGGCTGTATGTTATACTACTACTTCCAATAACACTATGGCCACACAATAACCGATTTTCAACAGAGCAGCGGAATCATAAAACTACTTCATATTCTAGTGTATTGTGAATATATTCACACATGGCACTCAACTAGCTTAACATCGCTCTGAATCTCCATACATCTGTAAAACCATTACAAGCCAACCAATAATAATGGAATGCTGAGTTTTAAGCACACTTAAATCGACAGATTGAGCAGCGTGTTACATTATTAGTCTGTATGACTATGTGAAATATCATTCATATGTTTCTGACCCAGACAAACTTATGTAGGCAGACATACCTGTAACGCTCTCCACTTCTAGATCTTGACCTGAGACAGAAATAGAAATCAGAACGTTTCAGTCTCCAGATGACTCCCAATCCTTTCAGAGTACATggtggaagaaagagaaaaactttCTTACCTCTTACgctccttctccttttctctttctttttcccactctttttctctttctttctcccgcTCTACCTCCCACTGTCGCTCTTTTTCATCCTCTCGCTCACGCTCCTCTCGTCTTTTCATTCGCAGTCTTTCTTGCTTCTCTACTACTGCTTTCTGGATACAAAAAGATAGTAAAAGAGTAAAGAGATGGATACACTTGTCACAGGTCTTGACTGAACAGAATTTGCTAATTCCAGGGCATCTCTTACCCTTAGCTTTTCTAGCTTCTCCCGAATTTCAATGAAGCCAATGTGCAGTTTGCCACCAAAGTGGTCCGCCAGACGACGATCATTGTCGTGGAGACCCAGGTAGGCAGAGCACACCTCGCACACACGtagtttttgttgttgaaaGCTGGATGCAGGCATTGAGTTTCTGTACACATCCTGTAGGAGCAAAGGTTTTAGCACAATGagtataaaatacaaacaatttaAACTTGTATTTCATGATGCAAAGCTACGTTATTATGAATTAAGAATTATCATTAACTCAAAAATACAAGTTAGTCATTTTCAAATAGGATGATATAAATGTGTGTCTGACTCATCGGGGATGTACAGTAAAGTtattaatacatgcaacatATTTAAGAGAAACTTAAAACCTCCGTTCTGTCAGGCGAcacataattaaattaattgaaACTGTTCCAACACAATAAACAGTCACAACAAAGCAGTTATACAATGTCTGACCTCTGCTTCTTTCTTTGCGGCCCGGGTCTTCTCCACTTtttccagcagctgctgggCTTCGTCTACGTTCCCCTCACTCCCGAGCTGCTCTGCCCGGGCCAGCAGCTTCCCGATCTCCTCGTTCAGCTCGTGGACACGTTCAGCCTTTTCATggcagaaaatacacaaaataattaGCTTCAAGATGTAAAAGATTCATCTTTTCAGAGATTCTTGATACCCAGTTGGTTATCTGATTAGAAGACATAGGACCTAATTAGTTTTGAGCAGCACTTAATCCGAATgaacaggaaaaaatatatGCTGAGAGCTCTTAACTGCTCTGGAGAGACAGGATCCTGTATTGACATCAACACATGACTTTGTTCTTGATAACTAACTCTAATATTGTAAGTTCTTCACCTTTGCAGCCACTTCAGCACTGATCTCATCCTGTGTCTCGGCTAGTCTTTTCTTGGCCAGCTCGGTCCTGCGATCACAGTCTGCAATAAAAGACTGAAGGTGTTCAGCAgcctgaaagaaaacaaacagaatacaAGGATTTTTGTAAGTGAGAACAAAAGATATACTATTGTAGAGGAATATTTTCTGTGTAAAACAATACTTTACTAGACACAatgaatttatataaatatacatagcCAAACAAACTTCCATTATACTTTCTACAGTTCAAACATGTGTCATATATTGTTGAAAAAGACTGCATTATAGTGCATTTATTTAATGTGCTCACAAACATCTGCCCATTTCTCCATCGGTCTCTCAAGCATCCTTAAAATCAAACCTCCAGCATAGTCCAAACTCGGACATCCTTAGAAAAGACTGAAGCACAATCACAAAGCTGTCACTTTTAAGTTAAATCCCTATTCAAGTCAAGCATTTGTGGCCCTATAGCAAAATATGTTCCAAATTTTCTTCACAGAAGGCTATACAATTTGAATTTCATATGACAAAACTGATTTGCACaagaaaaactccagagaaactATTCTGATGTGACCTGCCTCATAATTTGAGTCCCAGTTAGCTGCTGAGGCAGGAATCACCAGCTCATCAGGAAAGTTGTAGCATGTGTGTAATGGATATGTCCTCCCACATCAGGGGTAACATCACTGAGACAGCTTTGCTGGAAGTGACTGTACTGAGTGGTACTCACATCAAGTTCAAAGAAGTACTCCTGATCCTTGGAGGCAATCTCGTAGTCTGCTCTGAGGGCCAGGTCGTGGACTTTTATGCACTCCCCCAGGTCCATTCTCTGCATGAATTAAACGTTATGTTTCGTTACTTCACATCACTCATCTGGAAATCTAGTGTGCTAACAAATCCCTAATGTAAAACTTAATTCTCGTTCAAAAAGGGAATTCAAATGACATCACATCAGACACAGCAAATGTGACATTGAGTTAGAGTACAATCAAAGCACAGAGAAAGTAGCACAGTTTTGTATTGATCTTGTACTCTTTGATTCTAAAATGTAATCTGCCCTGTGGCTGAAGCCCTATCTTAGTTAATAAACAAGTTGGTTTACGATTCAATTCTTAGCCTTTCTTCTGGATTAAGTGACCAGGAGTTCGATCAACATTTTTGAACCATTCCTAATGAAACTGCATT
The sequence above is a segment of the Limanda limanda chromosome 2, fLimLim1.1, whole genome shotgun sequence genome. Coding sequences within it:
- the pane1 gene encoding centromere protein M, which gives rise to MSSLKPFSKLPGLNTANILLVESEEQFQQSLADALVEETSVTVNVRLAKSLPLPLENEESRPRIDLVVFIINLTSELSFQSADASLKYLDPGYFLGKVCFLVTNARNASVPTERLDTVRKLAAALHCPLLFAEDQTPDDVTNATERLLTILKVAAGLVPLATALYLSNLTQCTVPLDIDQPSFD
- the zgc:158803 gene encoding LUC7 domain-containing protein; protein product: MSAQAQMRAMLDQLMGTGRDGDSMRQRIKFSDERVCKSHLLDSCPHDILSGTRMDLGECIKVHDLALRADYEIASKDQEYFFELDAAEHLQSFIADCDRRTELAKKRLAETQDEISAEVAAKAERVHELNEEIGKLLARAEQLGSEGNVDEAQQLLEKVEKTRAAKKEAEDVYRNSMPASSFQQQKLRVCEVCSAYLGLHDNDRRLADHFGGKLHIGFIEIREKLEKLRKAVVEKQERLRMKRREEREREDEKERQWEVEREKEREKEWEKEREKEKERKRSRSRSGERYRDGGSSSSHRSRRHRSSHSREEGGGDRDRDRERERERERERKHRHKERHRSRSHSHRQKRKRSSADGSSNTQDRERSVSQERLREGPGEGWRQDKPEQGDWEDRGRSISPDTTKAKERERSLSLERDRRSSSGERESGEI